Proteins encoded together in one Fibrobacter sp. UWP2 window:
- the surE gene encoding 5'/3'-nucleotidase SurE — protein MQNTQKSRVLITNDDGVNSANIHALAGALAPFGEVFVFAPETEQSGVSQAFTVRKGIRVQKGSSGQYEVYSVSGTPADAAKFAIGCFAAHGFSADPAANEVPGSHFDVCFSGVNVGENSGVSSLYSGTVAGAREAALWGVPAVALSLCVGGESLMPAVLDFAVHVVRDRLYAQMPPNTFWNVNFPKSKDGTFKGVRATKMALGMFTDHYDRLEGVSGLDGVWQLDGEKLWEKEPVDSDDYLLHQGYATITPHRIDQTDEENLKIINEMLAGNG, from the coding sequence ATGCAAAACACGCAAAAATCGCGCGTCCTCATCACCAATGACGATGGGGTGAACAGCGCCAATATCCACGCCTTGGCAGGCGCTTTGGCTCCCTTTGGGGAGGTTTTTGTGTTTGCCCCCGAAACAGAACAGAGCGGCGTTTCTCAGGCCTTTACGGTGCGCAAGGGAATCCGTGTGCAAAAGGGATCTTCGGGGCAGTACGAGGTGTATTCGGTTTCGGGAACTCCCGCTGACGCGGCAAAGTTCGCCATAGGCTGTTTTGCCGCCCACGGGTTTAGCGCGGACCCTGCTGCAAACGAGGTTCCCGGCTCCCACTTTGACGTCTGTTTTTCGGGCGTGAATGTGGGGGAGAACTCCGGGGTGTCAAGCCTTTACTCGGGAACGGTAGCCGGGGCACGGGAAGCAGCCCTCTGGGGCGTCCCTGCGGTGGCACTGTCCCTTTGCGTAGGTGGCGAATCTTTGATGCCTGCCGTGCTTGATTTTGCGGTTCACGTGGTGCGGGACCGGCTTTATGCGCAAATGCCACCTAATACTTTTTGGAACGTGAATTTCCCCAAGTCTAAGGACGGAACGTTTAAAGGCGTCAGGGCGACCAAGATGGCGTTGGGTATGTTTACGGACCACTACGACCGTCTTGAAGGGGTTTCCGGCTTGGACGGCGTGTGGCAGTTGGACGGTGAAAAACTGTGGGAGAAGGAGCCCGTGGATAGCGACGATTACCTGCTCCACCAGGGCTATGCGACCATTACGCCGCACCGTATTGACCAGACGGATGAAGAGAATTTGAAAATAATAAACGAGATGTTGGCCGGTAACGGCTAA
- a CDS encoding phosphomannomutase: METITQIWKKIQAPEFNLATDMNLVEQVKQVALTSQEPAKVSFGTSGWRGEIGSEFTLRNLQVVGAAIVRLYREATPELFEALGVKDFAELQKRGVVVGHDNRLLGHEFCEAVADQFAKAGVKVYYGGEMPTPEFSACIEMLGAACSINMTPSHNPSHYNGIKFNPADGGPAGPEITNVITKLSNEMMATWKFEPVAKVDWEIIDSLKIYKEFLIKQGTIKFARIKDFIKKGRLTLVCDHVHGSTRRRPAALLDNPECLITLRNEDDSLFGGIAPEPSSKNLEKVRKVLDESKSEFRLGAIFDPDGDRIRFYDGTREIDMNQFGAIAFHYMATWRKEQGVVAKSVATSNFVNIIAEKLGVPVMETPVGFKNFRPWLSRNAKQKALVAFEESDGISGLNNTLEKDAQFGLLMALEIMATTGKNLGEYLDALYEEYGRFYPTRSGFEVDKSLVGAPLKAKVDAVAEIAKPGAKVMVGDKEKTVKQLLTLDGVKVIFEDDSWMLVRPSGTEPKVRIYTECRNPDEKDPMFEAAKALFYKN, translated from the coding sequence ATGGAAACGATCACTCAGATTTGGAAAAAGATTCAGGCTCCCGAATTCAACCTGGCAACCGATATGAACCTGGTTGAACAGGTCAAGCAGGTCGCTCTTACCTCCCAGGAACCGGCTAAGGTCAGCTTCGGTACCTCCGGCTGGCGCGGCGAAATTGGCTCTGAATTCACTCTCCGCAACCTCCAGGTGGTGGGCGCCGCCATTGTGCGTCTTTATCGCGAGGCGACTCCTGAACTTTTTGAAGCTCTCGGCGTCAAGGATTTTGCCGAACTGCAGAAGCGCGGCGTGGTCGTGGGCCACGACAACCGCCTTTTGGGCCATGAATTTTGTGAAGCGGTCGCTGACCAGTTCGCCAAGGCCGGCGTGAAGGTCTACTACGGCGGCGAAATGCCGACTCCGGAGTTCTCCGCCTGCATCGAGATGCTCGGTGCCGCCTGCTCCATCAACATGACGCCCTCCCACAACCCGAGCCACTACAACGGCATCAAGTTCAACCCGGCCGACGGCGGTCCTGCAGGTCCGGAAATCACGAACGTCATTACCAAGCTCTCTAACGAGATGATGGCGACCTGGAAATTCGAACCGGTGGCCAAGGTGGACTGGGAAATCATCGACTCCCTCAAGATTTACAAGGAATTCCTCATCAAGCAGGGCACCATCAAGTTCGCCCGCATCAAGGACTTCATCAAGAAGGGGCGTCTCACGCTTGTGTGCGACCACGTGCACGGGTCCACCCGTCGTCGTCCGGCCGCTCTTCTCGACAATCCGGAATGCCTCATCACTTTGCGTAATGAAGACGACAGCCTCTTTGGCGGCATTGCTCCGGAACCTTCGAGCAAGAACCTCGAGAAAGTCCGCAAGGTTTTGGACGAAAGCAAGAGCGAGTTCCGCCTGGGCGCCATCTTTGACCCCGATGGTGACCGCATTCGCTTCTACGACGGCACGCGCGAAATTGACATGAACCAGTTTGGAGCCATCGCCTTCCATTACATGGCGACCTGGCGCAAGGAACAGGGAGTCGTTGCGAAGTCCGTCGCAACCTCGAACTTTGTGAACATCATTGCCGAAAAGCTCGGTGTGCCTGTGATGGAAACCCCGGTGGGCTTCAAGAACTTCCGCCCGTGGCTCAGCCGCAATGCCAAACAGAAGGCGCTTGTCGCCTTCGAAGAATCCGACGGCATTTCGGGCCTCAACAACACCCTCGAGAAGGACGCCCAATTCGGTCTCCTCATGGCCCTCGAAATCATGGCCACCACGGGCAAGAACCTGGGTGAATACCTCGACGCCCTCTACGAAGAATATGGTCGCTTCTACCCGACGCGTTCGGGCTTCGAGGTGGACAAGTCCCTCGTGGGCGCGCCCTTGAAGGCCAAGGTCGACGCTGTCGCCGAGATTGCCAAGCCCGGTGCCAAGGTCATGGTCGGCGACAAGGAAAAGACGGTGAAGCAGCTCCTCACGCTCGACGGCGTGAAGGTCATCTTTGAGGACGATTCCTGGATGCTCGTGCGTCCGTCTGGTACCGAACCCAAGGTCCGTATTTACACGGAGTGCCGCAACCCTGACGAAAAGGATCCGATGTTTGAAGCCGCCAAAGCTTTGTTCTACAAGAACTAA
- a CDS encoding YebC/PmpR family DNA-binding transcriptional regulator: MSGHSKWATTKRKKAKTDVARAKAWNKLIKEISIAAKLGGGNPDANPRLRAAILKSKSQSLPTKNIESAIAKGTGANSGTEMTEPMYEGRGPGGIAIMVQCMTDNKVRTVAEIRNIFNKNNGSMGESGSVSWAFTYKGVIIVDAEKYPEDQVMDLVLEAGAEDMSTEDGVHEISTSPEAFDAVSKALEAANIEMMSAELSYVANDPVKLGHDDAVKLLKLIDKFEDHDDVQEVYHNAEIDEADMDAADA; encoded by the coding sequence ATGTCCGGTCACTCTAAATGGGCCACCACCAAACGTAAGAAAGCCAAAACCGACGTTGCTCGTGCCAAGGCTTGGAACAAGCTTATCAAGGAAATCTCCATTGCCGCCAAGCTCGGCGGTGGCAACCCCGACGCCAACCCGCGTCTTCGTGCAGCCATCCTTAAGTCCAAGAGCCAGAGCCTCCCGACCAAGAACATCGAAAGCGCCATCGCCAAGGGTACCGGTGCCAACTCCGGTACCGAAATGACGGAACCGATGTACGAAGGACGCGGTCCGGGCGGAATCGCCATCATGGTGCAGTGCATGACCGACAACAAGGTCCGCACCGTTGCCGAAATCCGCAACATCTTCAACAAGAACAACGGTTCCATGGGTGAATCCGGTTCCGTTTCCTGGGCCTTCACTTACAAGGGCGTGATTATCGTCGACGCCGAGAAGTACCCCGAAGACCAGGTGATGGACCTCGTGCTCGAAGCCGGTGCCGAAGACATGTCCACCGAAGACGGTGTGCATGAAATCTCCACCTCTCCGGAAGCATTCGATGCCGTTTCCAAGGCTCTTGAAGCTGCGAACATCGAAATGATGAGCGCCGAACTCAGCTACGTCGCCAACGACCCGGTCAAGCTCGGCCACGACGACGCGGTGAAGCTCCTCAAGCTCATCGACAAGTTCGAAGATCACGACGATGTGCAGGAAGTCTACCACAACGCCGAAATCGACGAAGCCGACATGGACGCTGCTGACGCATAA
- a CDS encoding glycoside hydrolase family 11 protein — MSVTSAFAADACNDNMGHSGNGSQVSGNRVGSISGTPWGFEQWYQGGNASMTYYSNGTFKANWSGSSDYLTRVGYQYNGNGIDHKSKNFAVDYKYTKTGNASYGYIGVYGWTKNPETEYYIVDDWFSKPSEQYVGEKFGEITVDGAKYSIHAFLRQQEPSKSGTSTFVQFFSIRETPRQCGHIDISAHFKKWDELFTGQQKQLRGSKGGGSASLKFGNVTEVMLMTEAGGNATGSVDYTYFDMTDKASSSPTSSASTKSSSSVAKSSSSVAKSSSSQGGGQTVVTDVCKATDMGHPGNGSQVSGNRVGSISGTPWGFEQWYQGGNASMTYYSNGTFKANWSGSSDYLTRVGYQYNGNGIDHKSKNFAVDYKYTKTGSASYGYIGVYGWTKNPETEYYIVDDWFSKPNEQYVGEKFGEITVDGAKYSIHAFLRQQEPSKSGTSTFVQFFSIRETPRQCGHIDISAHFKKWDELFTGQQKQLRGSKGGGSASLKFGNVTEVMLMTEAGGNATGSVDYTYFDMTDNAKSSPTSSSTAKSSSSREGGSSSSKTSSSSGFSFPFSNGMWNISSSTDAIPVADINLFNTEKSLQVFDMQGKYLGKIDVVTGVSINDALMTRFHKSGVYLVKQGSFIQRIAVK; from the coding sequence TTGAGTGTAACATCCGCTTTCGCTGCCGATGCTTGCAACGACAATATGGGGCATTCCGGCAATGGCTCGCAAGTGAGCGGCAACAGGGTAGGTTCTATTAGTGGAACCCCTTGGGGCTTTGAACAATGGTATCAGGGCGGCAATGCTTCCATGACTTATTATAGTAATGGCACATTCAAGGCCAACTGGAGCGGCTCCAGCGACTACCTGACCCGCGTGGGATACCAGTACAACGGCAACGGAATCGACCACAAGTCGAAGAATTTTGCAGTCGATTACAAGTACACCAAGACAGGTAATGCCTCTTACGGCTACATCGGCGTGTATGGCTGGACCAAGAATCCGGAAACCGAATACTACATCGTGGACGACTGGTTCAGCAAGCCGAGCGAACAGTATGTCGGCGAAAAGTTCGGCGAAATCACTGTGGATGGCGCCAAGTACTCCATTCACGCGTTCCTCCGCCAGCAGGAACCCTCCAAGTCGGGCACTTCCACGTTCGTGCAGTTCTTCAGCATCCGCGAGACTCCGCGTCAGTGCGGCCACATCGACATTTCTGCCCACTTCAAGAAGTGGGATGAACTCTTTACTGGACAGCAGAAGCAGCTTCGCGGTTCGAAGGGCGGTGGATCTGCTTCGCTCAAGTTCGGTAACGTGACCGAAGTGATGCTCATGACCGAAGCGGGTGGCAATGCTACGGGTTCCGTGGACTACACCTACTTCGACATGACCGACAAAGCCTCGTCGTCGCCGACTTCTAGCGCCTCGACGAAATCTAGCTCTTCCGTGGCGAAGTCCAGCTCATCTGTGGCAAAGTCTAGCTCTTCCCAGGGTGGTGGCCAGACGGTTGTGACTGATGTTTGCAAGGCCACAGATATGGGGCATCCTGGCAATGGCTCGCAAGTGAGCGGCAACAGGGTAGGTTCTATTAGTGGAACCCCTTGGGGCTTTGAACAATGGTATCAGGGCGGCAATGCTTCCATGACTTATTATAGTAATGGCACATTCAAGGCCAACTGGAGCGGCTCCAGCGACTACCTGACCCGCGTGGGTTACCAGTACAACGGCAACGGAATCGACCACAAGTCGAAGAATTTTGCAGTCGATTACAAGTACACCAAGACAGGTAGCGCGTCTTACGGCTACATCGGCGTGTACGGTTGGACCAAGAATCCGGAAACCGAATACTATATTGTGGACGACTGGTTCAGCAAGCCGAACGAACAGTATGTGGGTGAAAAGTTCGGCGAAATCACGGTCGATGGCGCCAAGTACTCCATCCACGCGTTCCTCCGCCAGCAGGAACCCTCCAAGTCGGGCACTTCCACGTTCGTGCAGTTCTTCAGCATCCGCGAGACTCCGCGTCAGTGCGGCCACATCGACATTTCTGCCCACTTCAAGAAGTGGGATGAACTCTTTACTGGACAGCAGAAGCAGCTTCGCGGTTCGAAGGGCGGTGGATCTGCTTCGCTCAAGTTCGGTAACGTGACCGAAGTGATGCTCATGACCGAAGCTGGCGGTAACGCTACGGGTTCCGTGGACTACACCTACTTCGATATGACCGACAATGCCAAGTCTTCTCCGACGAGCTCCAGCACGGCGAAGTCCAGCTCCAGCAGGGAAGGTGGGTCTAGCTCTAGCAAGACTTCGTCGAGCAGTGGCTTCTCCTTCCCGTTCAGCAATGGCATGTGGAACATTTCCAGCTCTACGGACGCCATTCCGGTTGCCGATATAAACCTGTTCAATACTGAAAAGTCCCTCCAGGTGTTTGATATGCAGGGCAAGTACCTCGGCAAGATCGACGTTGTGACGGGCGTTTCCATAAACGACGCCTTGATGACCAGATTCCACAAGAGTGGCGTTTATTTGGTCAAACAGGGTAGTTTTATACAGAGAATCGCTGTAAAGTAG
- a CDS encoding glycoside hydrolase family 11 protein produces the protein METRTKKMLKTAAVLAFGLSATSAFAVDACKDAMSVPQGSGHSVNGNQTGSISGTKWGFEQWFDGGNNSMKYYDNGTFEASWSGSNDYLARVGFRYGDNGPGKSVKGMQYTADYKYTKTGNASYGYIGIYGWTVNPQVEYYIVDDWYSKPNEQYVGDKFGEITVDGATYTIHAFVRQQEPSKTGTSTFLQIFSVRQTPRQCGHIDIQAHFDKWNELFTGQQKQLKGSKGGQSMSLKFGDVTEVMLMTEAGGGASGSVKYSYFDMSENGQPSEPPKEIERKPFGGTAASIPGTVEAENFDEGNYGVTYSGVQGASGDDGDHDYRGEDYASVDIVAAGEGRAIGYTAADEWLEYTVNVAQDGEYDIVAYVSNGSGAGKLNLSLDGKSLASLSFTGTQEDWNAYEEATGKATLTKGEHVLRITIANANTNVDYVKFSLVGGDNPPQAIAKMLVASASATYSVFDFKGQFIGKVEVASGSSVAQAIKASFHKVGVYMVKNGNVARRIAVK, from the coding sequence ATGGAAACTAGAACAAAAAAAATGCTCAAAACGGCCGCTGTATTGGCTTTTGGCTTGAGCGCAACTTCTGCCTTCGCAGTCGATGCCTGTAAGGATGCGATGTCTGTCCCGCAGGGTTCCGGCCACAGCGTGAACGGCAACCAGACGGGTTCCATCAGCGGCACCAAGTGGGGCTTCGAACAGTGGTTTGACGGTGGTAATAACTCAATGAAGTACTACGACAACGGTACTTTCGAAGCTAGCTGGAGTGGTAGTAATGACTACTTGGCCCGTGTGGGTTTCCGCTATGGCGATAACGGCCCGGGTAAGAGCGTCAAGGGCATGCAGTACACTGCCGACTACAAGTACACCAAGACTGGTAATGCTTCGTACGGCTACATCGGTATCTATGGTTGGACGGTGAACCCGCAGGTGGAATACTACATCGTGGATGACTGGTACAGCAAGCCGAATGAACAGTATGTGGGCGACAAGTTTGGCGAAATTACCGTTGACGGAGCCACTTACACCATCCATGCTTTCGTGCGTCAGCAGGAGCCTTCCAAGACAGGTACTTCTACCTTCTTGCAGATTTTCAGCGTCCGCCAGACTCCGCGTCAGTGTGGCCATATCGATATCCAGGCCCACTTTGACAAGTGGAACGAACTCTTCACGGGCCAGCAGAAGCAGTTGAAGGGGTCCAAGGGCGGCCAGTCCATGTCTCTCAAGTTTGGTGACGTGACCGAAGTGATGCTCATGACCGAAGCCGGTGGTGGTGCTTCGGGTTCCGTGAAATACTCCTATTTCGATATGAGCGAAAACGGCCAGCCGTCTGAACCGCCTAAGGAAATCGAACGCAAGCCGTTCGGTGGCACGGCAGCTTCCATTCCGGGTACCGTTGAAGCCGAAAACTTCGACGAAGGTAACTACGGCGTGACCTACTCCGGCGTGCAGGGTGCTTCGGGCGACGACGGCGACCATGACTACCGTGGCGAAGACTACGCCTCCGTGGATATCGTTGCCGCTGGAGAGGGTAGGGCGATTGGCTACACCGCTGCTGATGAATGGCTCGAATACACGGTGAATGTTGCTCAGGATGGCGAATACGATATTGTTGCCTACGTTTCGAACGGTTCTGGCGCTGGCAAGTTGAACCTTTCTCTCGATGGCAAGTCCCTTGCGTCGCTCTCGTTTACGGGTACCCAGGAAGACTGGAATGCCTACGAAGAGGCTACCGGCAAGGCGACGCTCACCAAGGGTGAACACGTGCTCCGCATTACCATCGCCAACGCCAATACCAACGTGGACTATGTGAAGTTCTCGCTTGTGGGCGGCGATAATCCTCCGCAGGCCATTGCCAAAATGCTGGTGGCCTCTGCAAGCGCAACCTACAGCGTGTTCGATTTCAAGGGTCAGTTCATTGGCAAGGTCGAAGTCGCTTCGGGTAGCTCCGTTGCCCAGGCTATCAAGGCTAGCTTCCACAAGGTTGGAGTCTACATGGTCAAGAATGGCAATGTGGCTCGCCGGATTGCTGTGAAGTAG
- the gyrA gene encoding DNA gyrase subunit A: MSEEMVPGTQFKSLIEQDMQDCYLRYSMSVIVARALPDARDGFKPVHRRVMYSMHKLGVVPNKSTVKSARIVGDVIGKYHPHGDSAVYETLARMAQDFSLRYPLVFGQGNFGSIDGDSPAAMRYTEAKMNNMGALMLEDLEKDTVDMGPNYDESLEEPLVLPSALPNMIVNGTSGIAVGMATNMAPHNLREVGAAIHALAENPDLTGEDLMEYVKGPDFPTGAIACGRAGIRDAYLTGHGRVRVRARTEIETDSKGKSRIIVTEIPYMVNKAELCKKIADLVRDKRVDGITDIRDESSRDVRIVIELRRDAVGEVVLNNLFKYTQLQTTFSIYNLALVNNLPKLLTLKDLLQVYIDHRLEVITRATQFDLKKAEARLHIIEGLRIATQNIDEVVQIIRNSKSTEDAKQALQTRFNLDEIQSQAIVDMRLAQLTGLNIEKLEAEYNELIATVADLKDILEKRERRIAIMLQKLDAVVDKYGDDRRTTIGEAIDDSDDEDLIAEEEQVITLSREGYIRRLPIDTFKTQSRGGKGIIGAGLKDEDDVEQIFTASTHSYLLVFTNKGRAYWTKVYRLPEGARNGKGRPIVNFVGLTDGEKVQAIVPVRKFGGYFCLVFATKKGIINKMDLKLFSRPRKAGVNAISLDEDDELVKVQLVGLTEEEFKASEAASELDLGEEDSAAEVAENAEEVEGEEVNDENRPIPHDLLMLATKNGQAVTFPISCFRAMGRGTHGVRGIKLAEGDEVISLLWLKAGNKVLTITEKGYGKRSEPGSYRITRRGSKGVKNLNVTDKVGPAVFVDSVADDYDLIITTKEGQVIRIKADSIRVTGRNAQGVKAITLRDGDSVGDATALPSVEDIEQDSAEAKETFDKVEGVEVDDDSIVKNDGEDNDVMPKENPEEV, from the coding sequence ATGTCAGAAGAAATGGTACCAGGAACACAATTCAAGAGCCTGATTGAACAGGACATGCAGGATTGCTACCTCCGCTACTCGATGAGCGTAATTGTGGCTCGTGCATTGCCCGATGCTCGAGATGGCTTTAAGCCCGTGCACCGCCGCGTGATGTACAGCATGCACAAGCTGGGCGTGGTTCCGAACAAGTCTACGGTCAAGAGCGCCCGTATTGTGGGTGACGTGATCGGTAAGTACCACCCGCATGGTGACTCCGCCGTGTACGAGACCTTGGCCCGTATGGCCCAGGATTTCTCTTTGCGTTACCCGCTGGTTTTTGGCCAGGGAAACTTCGGTAGCATTGACGGCGACAGTCCCGCCGCCATGCGTTACACCGAAGCCAAGATGAACAACATGGGCGCCCTGATGCTCGAGGATCTTGAAAAGGATACCGTCGATATGGGCCCGAACTACGATGAATCCCTTGAAGAACCGTTGGTGCTGCCTTCGGCGCTCCCGAACATGATTGTGAACGGGACCTCCGGCATTGCTGTGGGTATGGCGACCAACATGGCTCCGCACAACCTGCGCGAGGTTGGTGCCGCCATCCATGCCTTGGCCGAGAACCCGGACCTCACGGGCGAAGACCTCATGGAATATGTGAAGGGACCTGACTTCCCGACGGGCGCCATTGCCTGCGGCCGCGCGGGCATTCGTGACGCCTACCTCACAGGGCATGGCCGCGTTCGTGTGCGTGCCCGTACCGAGATTGAAACGGATTCCAAGGGCAAATCGCGTATCATTGTGACCGAAATTCCGTACATGGTGAACAAGGCGGAACTTTGCAAAAAGATCGCCGACTTGGTCCGTGACAAGCGTGTGGACGGCATTACCGATATTCGTGATGAATCGAGTCGCGATGTTCGTATTGTGATTGAACTCCGCCGCGATGCTGTTGGTGAAGTTGTTCTAAATAATTTGTTCAAATACACCCAGTTGCAGACCACGTTCAGTATCTACAACTTGGCGTTGGTTAACAACCTCCCGAAGCTCCTGACGCTCAAGGATCTTTTGCAGGTCTACATCGATCACCGCTTGGAGGTGATTACGCGTGCTACGCAGTTCGACCTCAAAAAGGCCGAAGCCCGCTTGCACATTATTGAAGGCCTCCGCATTGCAACGCAGAACATTGACGAAGTGGTGCAAATCATCCGTAACAGCAAGAGCACGGAAGATGCCAAGCAGGCGTTGCAGACGCGCTTCAATCTGGATGAAATCCAGTCGCAGGCGATTGTTGACATGCGTTTGGCTCAGCTTACCGGACTCAATATCGAAAAGTTGGAAGCCGAGTACAACGAACTCATTGCGACCGTCGCCGACCTCAAGGACATTTTGGAAAAGCGCGAACGCCGCATTGCCATCATGCTCCAAAAGCTGGATGCCGTCGTGGACAAGTATGGCGACGATCGCCGCACCACCATTGGCGAAGCCATTGACGACAGCGACGACGAAGACCTGATTGCCGAAGAGGAACAGGTGATTACGCTTAGCCGCGAAGGTTACATTCGCCGCTTGCCGATTGACACCTTCAAGACCCAGAGCCGTGGCGGCAAGGGCATTATTGGTGCGGGCCTCAAGGACGAGGACGACGTGGAGCAAATCTTTACGGCGAGCACGCACAGCTATTTGCTCGTGTTCACCAACAAGGGTCGCGCTTACTGGACCAAGGTCTACCGCCTGCCTGAGGGGGCTCGCAACGGCAAGGGCCGCCCGATTGTGAACTTTGTGGGCCTTACCGACGGCGAAAAGGTCCAGGCGATTGTGCCTGTCCGCAAGTTCGGCGGTTATTTCTGCCTGGTGTTTGCGACCAAGAAGGGCATTATCAACAAGATGGACCTCAAACTGTTCAGTCGTCCGCGCAAGGCTGGCGTCAACGCCATCAGCCTCGACGAAGACGACGAATTGGTCAAGGTCCAACTTGTGGGCCTCACCGAAGAAGAGTTCAAGGCGTCCGAAGCCGCCAGTGAACTTGATCTTGGTGAAGAAGATTCCGCCGCCGAAGTTGCCGAGAATGCCGAGGAAGTCGAGGGCGAAGAGGTGAATGACGAAAACCGCCCGATTCCGCACGACTTGCTGATGCTAGCCACCAAGAATGGCCAGGCGGTCACGTTCCCGATTAGCTGCTTCCGCGCCATGGGCCGCGGTACGCACGGTGTACGCGGCATCAAGCTTGCCGAAGGCGACGAAGTGATTTCGCTCCTCTGGCTCAAGGCCGGCAACAAGGTGCTCACCATTACCGAGAAGGGCTATGGCAAGCGTTCGGAGCCGGGCTCCTACCGTATTACACGCCGTGGTAGCAAGGGCGTCAAGAACTTGAACGTCACCGACAAGGTGGGCCCGGCCGTATTTGTCGACAGCGTTGCCGACGACTACGACTTGATCATCACCACCAAGGAAGGCCAGGTCATCCGCATCAAGGCCGATTCCATCCGCGTCACGGGCCGCAATGCTCAGGGCGTCAAGGCGATTACGCTTCGCGATGGGGACTCGGTTGGCGATGCGACAGCCCTCCCGAGCGTCGAGGACATTGAGCAGGACAGCGCCGAGGCCAAGGAGACCTTTGACAAGGTCGAAGGGGTCGAGGTCGATGACGACTCCATCGTGAAAAACGACGGGGAAGACAATGACGTGATGCCGAAGGAAAACCCTGAAGAGGTTTAA
- the dapA gene encoding 4-hydroxy-tetrahydrodipicolinate synthase, protein MQITNASQLTGVFPALFTPLKNDDHKNLRNSIDFKKMGQMIDDVIAAGASGVLPAVTTGQSATVSPQQHLDVIKFTLDYVDGRVPVIAGAGSNCTRESIEMIENVLKIAPVAVLCVTGYYNNPPQEGLLKHYQTLSSETGAKIVIYNVPGRTSSYVHPDTLIALAEDKNIIGLKQAVEFGFGEKFHEDTMRVIKETKGKDFAVMSGEDGLFADLLEMGGTGLISASGNIPEACKTFVDLYKAYAAGDKEKAHDLQKAARDYIEATFCRKNPIPLGTLFNSPLFQPLVSVKDTAHGDEAVARIMKLIDEKAPSLKKYHA, encoded by the coding sequence ATGCAAATAACTAACGCTTCTCAACTTACTGGTGTTTTCCCCGCGTTGTTCACACCCCTTAAGAACGACGATCACAAAAACCTTCGCAATTCCATCGATTTCAAAAAGATGGGCCAGATGATCGACGATGTTATCGCCGCTGGCGCAAGCGGCGTCCTCCCGGCCGTGACTACCGGTCAGAGTGCGACCGTCTCGCCTCAACAGCATTTGGACGTCATCAAGTTCACTCTGGACTATGTGGACGGGCGCGTGCCCGTGATTGCCGGTGCTGGTTCCAACTGCACCCGCGAATCCATCGAGATGATCGAAAACGTTTTGAAAATCGCCCCGGTGGCTGTCCTCTGCGTGACAGGCTACTACAACAACCCCCCGCAGGAGGGTCTGCTCAAGCATTACCAAACCTTGAGCTCCGAGACGGGCGCCAAGATCGTCATTTACAACGTCCCTGGCCGCACCTCGAGCTACGTACACCCCGACACCCTCATCGCCCTTGCCGAAGACAAGAACATCATCGGCCTTAAGCAGGCGGTGGAATTCGGCTTTGGCGAAAAGTTCCACGAAGACACGATGCGCGTTATCAAGGAAACGAAGGGCAAGGACTTCGCCGTGATGAGCGGTGAAGACGGTCTGTTCGCAGACCTCCTCGAAATGGGCGGCACGGGCCTCATCAGCGCTTCGGGCAACATCCCCGAAGCCTGCAAGACCTTCGTCGACCTTTACAAGGCTTATGCCGCCGGCGACAAGGAGAAAGCTCACGACCTGCAAAAGGCCGCCCGCGACTACATCGAAGCGACCTTCTGCCGCAAGAACCCGATTCCGCTCGGCACGCTGTTCAATAGCCCGCTGTTCCAACCGCTGGTAAGCGTGAAGGACACTGCCCACGGTGACGAAGCGGTCGCCCGCATCATGAAGCTCATCGACGAAAAGGCACCGAGCCTAAAGAAGTATCACGCATAG